A window of candidate division KSB1 bacterium contains these coding sequences:
- a CDS encoding DUF721 domain-containing protein, which yields MTAKRPRAVGEVLGELLQQFGLSDRLKEFDAVNCWAEVVGEQIASHTKAKDVRDGALVVEVSSSAWRNQLFYLKAELIEQINKKIGKKVIHDMMLV from the coding sequence ATGACAGCCAAACGCCCTCGCGCAGTCGGTGAAGTATTGGGAGAATTGCTGCAGCAATTCGGCCTCAGCGATCGGCTGAAAGAATTTGACGCCGTCAACTGCTGGGCGGAAGTTGTTGGCGAACAAATCGCCAGCCACACGAAGGCAAAGGATGTTCGTGATGGCGCGCTGGTCGTCGAAGTGTCCAGCAGCGCCTGGCGCAATCAACTATTTTATCTTAAGGCGGAGCTCATTGAGCAGATCAACAAGAAAATAGGAAAAAAGGTGATTCACGATATGATGCTGGTTTGA